ATTCATACGTTCGGTATCTTCGCCAGCTTCAATAGCCAGAACGCGCTCGCAACCAACGACGATCCGACCAAGGCGTCACGTCCGTTCGATGTCAACCGCAACGGGATCGTGGTCGCCGAAGGCGGATGCCTATACACACTGGAACGGCTCAGCGATGCGAAGGCCCGTGGTGCCGAAATCATCGGCGAATTGGTCGGTTACGCGATGAACACGGACGCGACCGACTTTGTGCTTCCCAATCCCGAGCGGCAAGCCCAGTGCGTGGAATTGGCGCTGAAGCGGGCCGGCTTAGAACCCGATCAAATCGACATTGTCAGCACTCACGCGACCGGCACCAGCAGCGGTGATACCCAGGAATGTTTGGCGCTGCGAAACGTATTTGGAAACTGCACCAACACGCGAATCAACAACACCAAAAGCTACATCGGCCACGCGATGGGTGCGGCCGGGTCACTGGAACTTGCCGGCAACCTGTCTTCGTTCCAAGACCGTGTCGTTCACCCAACGATCAACGTCGACGAATTGGACCCCGGGTGTGCACTGCCTGGCTTGGTATTGAATGAATCGCAACAGGTCGCCAAAGTCGATTACATCCTCAATAATTCTTTCGGGATGCTCGGCATTAACTCGGTCGTGATCATCGGCCGCGTCTAAAACTTAACCTATCTACCACATTTTCTTAGATCACAACCATCGTCGGAACCGACGTTTGGGGAGCAAAATAAGCGATGACGCCTGCTGAAATTCGAGACGAGATTTTGGACATCCTCGAGGACATCTCGCCAGACGACGACCTCGATGGCTTGGACGACCAAAAAGCGTTTCGCGAACAACTCGAACTCGACAGCATGGACTTCTTGGACATCGTCATGGAACTGCGAAAACGCCACCGTGTCCAGATTCCTGAAGAAGACTACGGCCACTTGGCCAGCATGCATTCGACGGTGACCTATTTGGAACCGAAGATGCGAGACATCGTTAAGTCGTAACTTCTCTAGACCTCCAACGGTTCATTGCGGTGAATGGGTTTCGATCCGGCCTGTTGACGATCGCTATCGCTGCCACCGTTGGCGTTGGGATGGCCGATCCCCCAGCCGACAATGCCGTTCGCAGCCGCAAGGAGATTCTGCGAGACGCCAGCGACGCGGGCGTCGGCCTTAGCATCGGTCGGCACCGGGGTTATCAACCCGCCGCCGATCTGGCCCAGCGGCGGAGTCAATTCTTTGGCCCCGATGTCGGGGCGACCGATGAATTGGCCAATCGGTTGCTCAACCAACAATTGCTGTATCGCAACTTCTATCGACAAGGGGGCCCGATCGGTTGTCCCGCCGATTTCAGGTCACCGATTTACCAATGGCAACCGCCCGTCGTCCAGCAGGACGGTCGCCAGTGGTTGATCCAGCCTGGGTATTTTTGGTTCCGACCGACGTCACCGCTCTGGACCCCGTGAATCCAAATTGCGACAACCCGCGTGTCATTCCGACGACACAGCAGGGTATTCTGGGTCCATTTTCAGCCACGGCAAGACTCAAAAAAACATCCTAAAAAACCCATAACCAACTTACCACAAACGACTTACGACGAAAACAGGAACTCAACAACGGTGACAGAAGACAAGTTTGGCGCGGTTGATGCAGTATTATTGCAATCGCGGTCCAGGCACTTCGCCTGACCCAGCAACCTCCGCCGCGCCGGCAACTCGCCGCACGTGGCAACCGCAGAAAGGCCCCCCAAAGATGTTAACGCTCACCAAGTGGATGGTGGCACCCGTTCTTGCCGCCGGTTTATTGTTCGCTACCGACACACCAACGGCCAACGCTGGTGGGTTTTCCATTTCGATCGGAAATGGGGGATTCGGCAATGGTGGTTACCGATCGTATCGCCCCAGTTACGGTGGCGGTTACTACAACTCCTACCGACCGTCCTACGGCACGAACTACGGCGTCCGCTACGGACACGTGCCCAGTTACCAAGTGCCTCGCTACTCGGTCCCTCTCTATCGCAGCAACTACGGCGGTCACTACGACTACCATCCAACCGAAGTCGTACCGCACGGCAATCACTACGACGTGTACCCCGGTCACTACGACTACCACCGTGGCAGCCATTACGGCCACCACTAACCCAAGTCGGGCCAGCCACCTCTAGCCAAGCACCGAAAACGGGGTCGGCCAAACGTTGCGGTTTCCGTTAAACATTCACCGCCGTTCTGTGAAAGCAGAGCGGCGGTTTTTTTATGCCTGGTCGATCAGTGTTGCGATCAAAATCGTTACGGTTAACAAACGGGCCGACGGTTTCTAAACTCGATGCTTCCTTTCGAATCGTCCTCTGCGTTCGACCACACCAATCCCCCATCGCATTCCATGCTTCCCAACGATCGACGGTACCAATTCGGCGGTCTTTTATTTCTCGTGTCGTTGACCGTATTTTTTGTGTCGAGCATTTTGCTCTATGCGATCTACGCCTATTCCCGACGCGGCGACGTGCAGAGCACCGCAGCACTGCCGCAGAGCTTTCTTATCAGCACGGTTTGCTTGATCGTGATCAGCGGCCTGGTTCACATGGCGACACGATCGGTGCGTCGCGATCGTCGGGTTGCCACGACGACACTGCTTACCATCAGCGCCATGTCGGGAACGATCTTCATGGGAGTCCAGTTTTTGGCCATGAGCGAGATGCTGGCGGGCCCAGCCCTTCGAGGCGGCACCGGCAAAGGCGTCGCCGGAATGGTGGCCGTGTTAGCCCTATTGCATGCCTTGCACGTCGCCGGTGGCGTGATCGCATTGGGCATCGTGGCGATGCGTTCGTGGAAAGGCTGTTACGACCACGAACGACATTGGCCGGTCGATTTCTCGGCCCAGTACTGGCACTTTCTCGACGGCGTTTGGTTGTTCATGCTGGCGGCCTTTTGGTTCACCACAGGCGGATTCGATTTTTGAAGTCTCGTCACTTCACTTTCATTTCCTTGACGATCGCGGCAGCTTCGATCGCGTTGTCAATCACCGCCGACCAATTCTGATGACGAATGAAATTCTGGGGCGCGATCCAAGCGCCGCCGACGGCGATGATGTCGTTGTGATACAGATACGCGGTCATGTTTTCGGGATTGATGCCACCGGACACGAAATATCGGATCCCCAAATGCTCGTACGGCATCGCCATGGTTCGCAAGTACTTGATTCCCCCGATCGGTTCGATCGGGAACACTTTCAATTGCCGGCACCCCAATTCGATCGCCGATTCCATTTCGGACGGTGTGATCACGCCCGGTGCAAACGGAAAACCATTTTGCCGAGCCTCGCGAACGACTGCTGGCGACAACCCGGGTGCGACTCCGAACGCAGCGCCCGCTGCTATCGCTTCGTGGACTTGATCCGCCATCAATATGGTCCCCGCACCGACTAACATGCCGGGAACCTCATCGCGGATGCGTTTCATCGCCTCGGCCGCCGCGCGGGTGCGAAAGGTGACTTCCATCACATCGATGTGACACGCAAGCAATGCCTTGGCCAGCGGCACGGCATCGTCCGAATTGTCGATCATGACGACGGCCATTGCACCGCACCCACCGATGCGTGCGAGAAGTTCGGGCGAAAAATCAGCGTCGCTGGTCATCGTTCTTTTCCATGGAAGCGTCAGGTGGTCAGGGTGCAGAACGCAACTGCAACGGATTGAAATCGGCCGACGTTGATTGACGCAGCCGGTCCGTCCCCGCGTTCGTGATCTCGGTCCGTTGAACGTCGACACTGCTTAGCTTACCCATCCCAAGGATCGCGGGGATCGATTGATCGGTAATCTTGGTGCCCGTCATCCAAAGCACTTCGATACCTGCGGCCGACTTGACCGCGTCGATCACACGATCATCGACCTTTGTCCAACTGAGATCCAATTCACGCAGTTTGTTCGCACCGGCCAACCAGGTCGCCAAACCAGCATCAATGCGGGTCGCTTCCAGCGTCAATTGCTCGATCCTTTGGGACGACGGAACCAGGCCGGTCACCGCGTCGTTTCCGATCGGCAATCGAGCCAAATCCAACCAGGTCAAGTTCGCCTGAACCCCCATCGAAGCCAGCCCAACGGACGTCACCTCGCATCCGGCCAAGCACAGCGATTCGAGTGAGCGCGTCGGCCGATTCGCAATCAGGACCGCGTCGTCGACGGCCAGAAACGGACGCGTCGATGCATCATCCGGCATCGAAACCGGATCATCACCGAAATCCACGTCGATCTGGTACAGCTTCGCCAATTCGCGATAGACCCACATACGATCCTTGGCATCGTTGCCATCGATCAAACGATGCATTTGCGTAATCGCATGAGCATACCACCGCGCGATGTCATCGCGTTTCTGGGCCGCCAATCGCCCGTCACGCTGCAGTTCGTCGATTGACATCTCATCACCGCCGACGAGCGTTCGATAGCGACCGAATTGCAACCGCGGCGAATCCCAACCGCCGACCGTCGCGAAGGTGTCACCGACAAACAGTGACTCAAAGTATCCGGCGATCCCTTCGACCAACCAGAAACCCGATCGTTCGCCCGGCATCGACCGAGCGAGTCGGCTGCGCGTCGCTTCGCGAAAAAGTTGATGCACCAATTCATGACGCCGCGTCGCCGCATCGTCAACGTCGGAAGCGTACAAGCACATCGCTTTCCGAGCGTCGCTATAAAACCCCGTCGACCGTTCGATTCCGGGAACGTCTCGGCTGAGCGCGAGCGCGTATTCCACGGCGTCACGAAACAACACCACCTTCAATTTGCTTCGGACCGTGATCCGTCCGCGATTGTCGGCCAAGTGATTCGACACCGGTGACGTCGCGTCCCAACCGTCGAACACGCCGGACACTTGATCACGGGCTTCCCAAAGTGGAAAGAACATCTGGGTCCACACCCAATAACAACGCTCTAAGTCCGTGGCCACCGCCGACGACGCCGCCTCGTCCGCTTGGCTGTAGATCACGAAATGCGGCGTATCGATTTCGGCGTAGGTTCCTGGCTTCCATCGCAACCAAGTCGGCGCAGTGCGACTGCGTTTCGCCGACCAGTTTGGCGCATCGCCAATCGGCAAGCCCAAAAATCGACGAAGCACACCGTCGGTCGGATCGCGGCGATGTGCTTTCCACACCTGCAAATAAGCACTCCAACCGCCGCTACGATTTCCAACATTGGCTTGGTCCATCGCATCGTCGGGGAACCGCGAAGTGGGCGACAACTCGTCACATTGGACATTCGCATCCAGGGGAATGAACATCGTCGTACGATCGATCCACGAGTCCACTGGATCGCCGGCTCGTGAATTCAATGCAGCTGCGAACAACCAAACCATCACGGCCAAGGCGGCTACCTTTTTCGCCATCACGACGTCTCCTTGCGTTAAACTAACGACCTCGCGTCACATGCCAAATCGTATGCCGCCCCCTCCGCATCGCAACCCCCACCAAGTTGTCACCATGCCGCTGCCGATAAGAACTTTCATCTGCCTGTTCGTTGCCCTGACTTACTTCCCCACATCCTGGGCAGCGGAACGAAACGTCTTGTTCATCATCACCGATGACGAAAGTCCCACGCTTGGATGTTACGGCGATACCGCCGCAAAGACACCCGCAATCGACGCGATTGCCGCCGATGGCTTGATCTTTCGCAACGCGTTTGCAACGACGGCATCCTGCAGCGCCAGCCGCAGCGTTGTCATGAGCGGGCTACACAACCATCGCAACGGTCAATTCGGACACCAGCATCACTACCACAAGTTCTCATCGTTCCACGACGTCGTTCGTCTGGCGCTACCGCAGGTACTCGACCGCGCCGGCTATCGCACTGGGCACATTGGGAAGTATCACGTTGCGCCGGAATCTGTTTACCACTACGAAACCTACCTACAAGGCAACGAACGCAATACCGTCGCGATGGCCGACGCCAGCCGTGAATTCATCACCGACACATCCGACGACCGTCCGTTCATGCTTTATTTCGCGACATCCGACCCACACCGTGGCGGCGGTGTCGACAAAACATCGGCGTCGAAGCACAAGCCGGATCTGTTCGGGAACAAACCCAACGACGGGTCTTATCCGGGCATCAACGAAGTGATCTACGACCCGGCCGATGTCGTGGTGCCGCCGTTTCTGCCCGACACACCCGAGACACGAGAAGAGTTGGCACAGTACTATCAATCGGTCGCGCGAATCGACCAGGGCGTTGCCCGCTTGGTCCAGATCTTGAAGGAAGCCGACCTGTACGACAAAACGCTGATCCTTTTCACCAGCGACCACGGCATGGCGTTCGCCGGTGGAAAAACGACGGTGTACGAAGGCGGACTGCGAGTCCCAATGGTCGTCCGCGATCCCTATCAAAGCAAACGCGGTGTCGAAAGCGAGGCGATGATCAGCCACATCGACATCACGCCAACGCTGCTGGACTTCGCCGGCGGATTGGACGCCAAAACCAACGGACCGATCAAACCCGTCAACGCAAAACAGTACTGGAAAGAACGCGACGAAGCGGTCATGGACAATCGCGACGGCGGTAAAAAATTCGACGCCTATCACGGTAAGTCTTGGCTGCACTGTTTGGCGACCCCATCGGAATCGCATCATGACACGATCTTTGCCTCGCATACGTTCCACGAGATTCAGATGTACTATCCGATGCGTGTGATCCGCGACGACAAGTACAAACTGATTTGGAACATCGCCCACCCGCTTCCTTATCCGTTCGCGTCAGATCTTTGGAAGGCAAGCAGCTGGCAAGCTCAATGGGAAAAGGGAAAAGACGCACCCTACGGAAACACCACCGTCGGACGATACGTGCAACGGCCCGCATTTGAGCTATTCGATATCGCGGCTGACCCGAACGAAACGACGAACTTGGCAACCAGCCAAGGTCATCAAGACGTTCTCGAAACTTACAAAGCAAAGCTAAAAGCGATGCAAAAAGAAATGGACGATCCGTGGGTCATGAAATGGGACTACGAATGACCGACGTGCGGTCAGCGCGGACTTTCGCGGATCAAGAGTTAACGGATCAATAGTCGATGACGTTCAGGTCGTCTCGCAATTCGATCAACTTGTCCAACACCCCATAGCCGATGGACGTGTTGGCGACTCGAAGCGTCTTCAATTTGGTGAGCTTGCCGAGTTCGCCGAACGTCTTGTCGGTCAAACGAGTTCCGCTGACGTTCAGTTGTTCCAAGTTGGTCAACATCAAGATCGTTGGCAGCGATGCGTCGGTGATCTTGGTCGAACGTACATCCAGGTTGTTTAGTTTGGTGAGTTTTCCAAATTCGGCGAAGGCGTCGTCGTCAAGGTTCTTGGTTTCCCACAAACTCAACAACTTCAAGTTCGTCATCTTGCCGATCAACTTGAATCCCTCGGAAGTGACCAGACGACACTCGCTGATGTCAAGGAAATCAACGTTTGGCAGCGAAGCGATGATGGCCATTCCCGCATCGTCCAGCGACGAGTCTCGCAATTCCAATTGCTGCATTTTCGTCAGCCCTTGGATGTGCTTGAGCCCTTCGCCCGTGACGTCCGTGCCTCGGATTCGCAGGCGTCGCATGTTTTTAAAATTCGCGACTGCCGCCATGCCTTCGTCGTTGATCTTGGTGTAATCCATTTGCAAAAGCGCCAGCGCCGGGTTCTTGCCCAACGCTTGCAACGTGTCGTTGGTCAGCGTGGTGCAATAATTCAAATTCAACGACGTCAGCGGCAGCGACGCCAACCGCATCGCCCCCTCGTCATTGATCTTCGCCTTTTCTAACTGGATGTCTTTCAACGTCTTGATCTTGGCAAGTGATACTGTGCCCGGATCTGCAATGTTCGTATTTCGCAAATCGATTGCCCGCAACTTTGGCAAACCGGAAATATTTTTGAGTCCTTCGTCGGTAACGGCGGTGCGACGCAGGAAGAGCACCTCCAACGACTGAATTTCTTTGATCGCCGCCAGCGCACCGTCCCCGGCGGCCGAGTCGGACAGGTCCAAACGCTTCAGCCCATTCAGCTTCGCCAACACACCGAGCGCATCGTCGGTCAGCCCCGGCCCCGACAACGTCAATTCCGAAAGGGCGGGCAAACCCTCCAAATCGGCCAATGCCGAGACAATCTCTGGCGAAACAACGCCTGACACCTTCACCACGTTTCCGTTCGAATTTTCGCCCAACGTAAAACCAGCTTCCGTCAGCGTCTTGACCGCGTCGACGTCATCTTTCGCGGGCGGGGCAGCCGGCTTCGGCTCCGCTTTCGAAACGGCTGTCTTGTCGCTCGGTTTCGATGCCGTGTCCGTGGAATTTCGACAACCCAATGAAAACGCCAAAATCACAACAGCGTTGAAGACGACGGCGAATTTGGCGAGGCGAAACATCATGAAACGGTACTTCCGAGGCGGGTGAGAAACGGGCGTGGGCGGGTGGGCACCCGGGTAGGAGTCGGCGCAAATCGTTGCCCCGCAATCTCGCCCTTGGTATGGTAAGAGCGGCGTCGTATTCTACCAAGTTGCGTAGAAACCGGAACGCACAGAAACCGGAACGCATTGAAACCGGAACGCTCGGGCGTTGATTGAATTTGCGTCCGCCTCAACCGAACAGAACAGAACTCTCCACCGCTTTGAAAGAACATTCATGAGTAAAAAGTCCACGCGTCGTTCGTTCCTGGGCCAATCGGCGGCTTTGTCCGCAGGTGTCGGCTACTTCGCCAGCACAACGCCGCGATTGTTCGCCGAAGACACCCCAATGCAAAAACTGGCAGCAGGTTGCATTGGCGTAGGCGGCAAGGGCGGAAGCGACACCAGCCACATCGCCGACAATGGCGTTCAAATTGCTGGCTTGTGCGACGTCGACGGAGACATCCTGACCAAGAAGGGACGTGAATTTTCCGATGCGAAACAGTTTGATGATTTTCGCGAAATGTTGGACCAACTCGGCGACAAGATTGACATCGTCACCGTCAGCACGCCCGACCATACGCACGCCGTCGCCGCGGTCAAAGCGATGCGAATGAAGAAGCACGTGTATTGCCAAAAGCCGTTGACGTGGTCGATCGCCGAAGCGCGTTTGATGCGAGAAACCGCCGAAGAAACCGGCGTCGTCACTCAAATGGGCAACCAAGGCACCAGCCAAGATGGACTGCGCGAAGGCGTCGAAGTGATCCGAAGCGGCGCGATCGGCGATGTATCGGAAGTCCACATCTGGTCGAACCGTCCCGTATGGCCACAAGGTCAAGGCCGGCCCGAAGGCGAAGACCCGATCCCCGCCAACCTGAACTGGGACTCTTGGATCGGTCCGGCACCAATGCGACCTTACAAGGCCGGCGCCTATCACTCGTTCAACTGGCGCGGCTGGGTCGATTTTGGTACCGGTGCTCTCGGTGACATGGCGTGCCACACGACCAATTTGTCCGTGATGGCGCTTAAGTTGTGGGATCCGATCGCCATGACCGCGCTGATCAATCCCGGCATCGTCGAAGGCGAGACGTTCCCCGGAAGTTCATCGCTGAAGTTTGAATTCCCTGAACGTGAAGGCTTTCCCGCCTGTGACTTCTTCTGGTACGACGGTGGCAATCTGCCGCCCGATCACATCATCAGCCAGTTGCCAAAATCATTCCAAAGGAAGATCGAATCGCTGCGAAAAGACCCGACGCAGCGCAAGACAAGCGGCGCCGTCGTCGTCGGTAGCAAAGGCATGTTGTTCTCGCCGGACGATTACGGCGGGCAATACGTGCTGTTGCCCAGCGATCAATACGCCGACTTCAAGCCACCGGCACAAACGCTGCCCCGCATCCCATTCGACAGCGGCGTCGACGAACGTCAAAAGTGGGAATTCGTCAGCACCATCAAGGGCGAATACGAACCCGGCACGATGTCCAACTTCGGCTACGCCGGTCGCTTGACCGAAACGATCCTGGCCGGCAACTTGGCGATGCGAGCCGGTGAAGGTCAACGCATCGAATGGGACGCCAAGACGATGACCAGCCCGAACGTGCCCGCGGTCAACGACTTCGTCAGCCGCGAGTATCGCGAAGGCTGGGAACTCGAAGGCCTGATGCAACCGGCACACGCGTAAGCCGTTGCCATCGCTTCCATCTGCTAACCCAACGTGTCCAAGGCACGTTGGGTTTTTTATTGGCCATGCCAATGGGTTCGCCTACAGACTCGCTCCCCATCGAACCTGACCGACTCTGTCTCGCGAAGCGACATACCGTCGCTTGATGACGATAGAATTGTCGCGATCGATGCTTCTTATCGTCGATTGGTCGCGGGTGAAATCATGGGGCAATCGCATGTTTGAGTTCTTTCAAAAGTTGTTTGACACGTCGGACTATCCACCGCGATGGTTCTGTGGAAATTGGTCGCCCGGCGCTGGTTGGTTGCATGTATTGTCCGACGTCGCCACGTTTGCGGCCTACGTCGCCATCCCGATGGCGTTGCTTTGGATGGTGCGTCGGCGGGGTGCAGACTTCCGATTCCCGAAGGTAGCATGGCTGTTTGCAGCTTTCATTTTCGCCTGCGGTAGCGTGCACCTTGTCGAAGCAATCATCTTCTGGCACCCCATCTATCGCTTGTCCGGACTGCTGAAGTTGATCACAGCGGTCGTTTCCTGGGCATCGGTCATCGCAGTGATCCGCGTCGCTCCATTGGCCCTCAACGTCCCGGGTGTGTTGGCAATCAACGAAGAACTGCGTCTTGAGGTGGAACGACGCGCGCGTACGGAAGAACGGCTGACTGCGATCCTGACCAGCATGAGTGACGGAGTGATCGTTTCCGACGCCGAGGGGAACATCGAACTGGTCAACCCCGCCGCGGTATCGATCTTCAAATTCGACCCAAGCGACCGAAGTTACTCCGAACGGCTTAGCAAGTATTCACTGTTGTGCGACGAGGGAAAAACGGAACTTAGAGCAGAGCAACTTCCGCTGCGACGCGCAGCAGGCGGCGAAGAAATCGATGACCTAGAGATCAACGTCCTTTGTGAGTCGAAGAGTGTCGACAAAACGATCCTGCTTCAAGGTCGCCCCATCCAACAGGGAAGCGGCAAGCGGAACGGTGGGGTCGTGATTTTTCGCGACATCACCCAACTGAACGAAACGCTCAAGGACCGCGATCTACAAATGCAGCGACTCGAACGCATGACCGCCTCGGCTGCTCAAGTCACACACGCACTTCAAAGCGCCAACAAGGGTGACGAAACATTCCTGCGTGTCATTGCCGACGTGTTCGATTGTTCGACGGTGATGCTATCGATGTGCGAACCTGAAAACACGTCAAGTTGGCAAGATAACGCGACGGTGGAGATCTACCGACTCGAGACTCAGTATCGAGGGATCACCAAAGAATCCCACGAGCTGCCCAAGAATCGTTTTTCGGAAATTCCATGTGACCGGCTGACGACCGAAGCGATCGGCTTGGACGTGTTTTCGTTGATCGGTAACGACGTCCACCACGTCGGGATCGGCGGTCTAGTGACCGACGAACGGGTCCGAGGCGTATTGATCGTGGGAGATCGACCAGAACCGTTCAACAACGAAGAATTGGACTTGCTCAAACGTCTGTCGCGACTGATATCTGCCGCCGTTTTCACTCGTCACCAAATCGAGTTTGAAACGAACGCTCGCATCGCGGCAGAAAAAGAATTGACGGCCAGCCGGAAACAATTGGAGCGATTAAGCCGGATCAACAGCGTCGGCGAAATGACGGCAGGCATCGCGCACGAACTGAACCAACCGCTAACCGCGCTGATCAACTTCACCGACGCGGCCCATCAAGCCCTTGATTCCAGCCTCAACAACAAATCGATCGACGAAAACATCGTTGCCGAGGCGAGAACATTCGCTCGCCGCGCGAACGAGCAAGCCCTGCGAGCCGCAGGCGTTTTGAAGAGCATTCGATCGATGGTGCAATTGGATTCGATTTCGTTTTCCAACGTACGTATCGGGCCCCTGATCGACGAAACGTGCCGGCTGATGTGCGACGAAATTGGCGATCATCAAGCCGACATCGATGTCTCGCATGTCAACCGAAGCATCGAATTTCAAGCGGATCGAATTCAAGTGGAACAACTGCTGACCAACCTGATTCGCAATGCCCTGCAAGCGATGGCCGGAACATCGCAAAAGTGCATCAAGCTGTCGGCAACGTCGGATGCGACGAACGTGACCATTTCCGTCCAGGATACCGGAGGCGGAATCGCCAAGAACGAGTCCGAAAAAATCTTCGACGCATTTTTCACGAACCGCAGCACGGGCCTGGGCCTTGGCTTGAAGATCTGTCGATCGATCGTCGAATTGCACGGCGGACACATCCAAGCGTCAAACGCACCATCCGGCGGCGCGGTATTCACGGTTACACTACCGACGAAACAATCCGTTACCGTCGTTTCTCAAGATCGAGCGTTCTGATGACCGTATCGAATTCCTCGGTCGCCCATACGGACTCCACACCCACCATTTTCGTCGTTGACGATGACCAGGCCGTCCTCGATTCGGTCTTTGCCGCACTTCGGCCACTCGGTTTGCCCGTTCGTACATTTTCTTCGGCGGAATCATTCCTGGAATCCCTTGCGGATCCTCGACCGGGTTGTGTGCTGTTGGATGTTCGAATGCCCGGAATGAGTGGCATCGAACTGCAACGAATCCTGGCAATGGACCACGCGTACCTGACCGTGATCATGGTGACCGGGCACGCGACCGTATCGATGTCTGTATCGACTTTGAAGAACGGTGCGACTGATTTTTTGGAAAAGCCATATCTACCGGACCTGCTTCGGGCCGTCGTTCAGGACGCTGTGACCACGTCGATCCAAAATTTGGACAAGAAAAACCAACGGGACACCTATCAAGCATTGGCCGCAGATCTTTCGCCTCGCGAGAACGAAGTCTACGAACTGCTGCTGCAGGGTTTTGAAAACAAACGAGTCGCACATTCGCTGGGAATTAGCCCCAGCACGGTCGAAAAACATCGCCTCGCTGTCGTCCGTAAAATGGGCGTGGACAACGTGACTCAACTGCTAAAACAAAAGATCGATGCAACTCAATCGCTGTTGTAAAATCAGCACATCCGGCACACGCGTCAGCCTCAATGCGACATGGACATTTTCGCCATTGGCGAACACGGCGGAATGGGCGATATCATTCGTGGCCAAGCAAGTGTCCCCCGCGGACTCTTGAGGACGATCGATCGAGTGCCCCACGGTTGCGTCCTGCTAAACCCCTCTTTCGTAAACCAATCGTGCCCGGGAAACCGATACGAGTGTTTCAAGATTTGCCCCATCTTGATCGTTTCCGAAAGAGGTTTTTTCGTTTTCACTCGGCCGCATATAAACCGACGAAGAACAGCGAATCCCTATTCACGTTCGCTTTCACGTGTCATCAAGGACACAACGATCAGTGTTGCGAACGCCAACGGGATCGTCACGATACCGGGTTGGCTGAACGGTGCGATCGCATCGGCCGGGTCCAGCCCGTATACCTTCGCGTAGGTGTCCGACGACAACAGGATCCACCCGAGCGACGAGATGGCGCCCACGACGACGCTGGCGATGATGCCTTCTTTGGTGGTGCGTTTCCAAAACAACAACATCACGAGTGCTGGCAAGTTCGCACTCGCGGCAATGCTGAATGCCCATCCGACCAGATAGCTGACGTTCATCTCTTTGAACAAAATGCCCAAAACCATCGCAATCGCGCCGACGGCGACGGCTGCGATTTTGGCAATACGGACTTGTTGATGGCCCTCCAGTTCGATGCCCATCACGCCTCCGATCAAGTCGTGGGCGACGGCACCACTGCTAGCCAAAATCAAACCGCTGACCGTTCCCAATACGGTCGTAAAAGCGATCGCCGAAATGACAGCGAACAACCATGGGCTGATGCTGCGTGCTAACAACGGCGCGGCCATGTTGCTGTCCGTCAAATCGAGCGCACCGCTTGTCATCGC
The sequence above is a segment of the Rubripirellula tenax genome. Coding sequences within it:
- a CDS encoding beta-ketoacyl-[acyl-carrier-protein] synthase family protein — protein: MIAPSRASELPDHQRIVITGIGLTAPNGNDWQSYRAALLEGRSGVQPYEIRYFGKTLAGICDFDTLRYQTKKDLRRGTRAGSVGIYAANEAVEHSGLDWENIDKSRVGIYVGVTEHGNVETENEIFLIKGFDYDTSCWSHHHNPRTVANNPAGEIALNMGITGPHYTIGAACAAGNAGLIQGAQMLRLDECDVAIAGGTSESIHTFGIFASFNSQNALATNDDPTKASRPFDVNRNGIVVAEGGCLYTLERLSDAKARGAEIIGELVGYAMNTDATDFVLPNPERQAQCVELALKRAGLEPDQIDIVSTHATGTSSGDTQECLALRNVFGNCTNTRINNTKSYIGHAMGAAGSLELAGNLSSFQDRVVHPTINVDELDPGCALPGLVLNESQQVAKVDYILNNSFGMLGINSVVIIGRV
- a CDS encoding acyl carrier protein, which translates into the protein MTPAEIRDEILDILEDISPDDDLDGLDDQKAFREQLELDSMDFLDIVMELRKRHRVQIPEEDYGHLASMHSTVTYLEPKMRDIVKS
- a CDS encoding cytochrome c oxidase subunit 3 produces the protein MLPNDRRYQFGGLLFLVSLTVFFVSSILLYAIYAYSRRGDVQSTAALPQSFLISTVCLIVISGLVHMATRSVRRDRRVATTTLLTISAMSGTIFMGVQFLAMSEMLAGPALRGGTGKGVAGMVAVLALLHALHVAGGVIALGIVAMRSWKGCYDHERHWPVDFSAQYWHFLDGVWLFMLAAFWFTTGGFDF
- a CDS encoding bifunctional 4-hydroxy-2-oxoglutarate aldolase/2-dehydro-3-deoxy-phosphogluconate aldolase, with the protein product MTSDADFSPELLARIGGCGAMAVVMIDNSDDAVPLAKALLACHIDVMEVTFRTRAAAEAMKRIRDEVPGMLVGAGTILMADQVHEAIAAGAAFGVAPGLSPAVVREARQNGFPFAPGVITPSEMESAIELGCRQLKVFPIEPIGGIKYLRTMAMPYEHLGIRYFVSGGINPENMTAYLYHNDIIAVGGAWIAPQNFIRHQNWSAVIDNAIEAAAIVKEMKVK
- a CDS encoding sulfatase family protein; protein product: MPLPIRTFICLFVALTYFPTSWAAERNVLFIITDDESPTLGCYGDTAAKTPAIDAIAADGLIFRNAFATTASCSASRSVVMSGLHNHRNGQFGHQHHYHKFSSFHDVVRLALPQVLDRAGYRTGHIGKYHVAPESVYHYETYLQGNERNTVAMADASREFITDTSDDRPFMLYFATSDPHRGGGVDKTSASKHKPDLFGNKPNDGSYPGINEVIYDPADVVVPPFLPDTPETREELAQYYQSVARIDQGVARLVQILKEADLYDKTLILFTSDHGMAFAGGKTTVYEGGLRVPMVVRDPYQSKRGVESEAMISHIDITPTLLDFAGGLDAKTNGPIKPVNAKQYWKERDEAVMDNRDGGKKFDAYHGKSWLHCLATPSESHHDTIFASHTFHEIQMYYPMRVIRDDKYKLIWNIAHPLPYPFASDLWKASSWQAQWEKGKDAPYGNTTVGRYVQRPAFELFDIAADPNETTNLATSQGHQDVLETYKAKLKAMQKEMDDPWVMKWDYE